A stretch of the Porifericola rhodea genome encodes the following:
- the rfbC gene encoding dTDP-4-dehydrorhamnose 3,5-epimerase: MRIEKTHIKDLVEVFPDVFGDDRGYFLETYHVDKFKEMGLDYTFVQANQSFSKKGALRGLHFQKAPYQQGKLVRVVSGKVLDVVVDLREGSATYGEHKTFVLDSIRHNMVYVPEGFAHGFVTLEDAVFTYQCTNVYNKSSESGIIWNDPSLNIDWELEKHGIKEPIVSEKDLALPTFKEISGQ, encoded by the coding sequence ATGCGTATTGAAAAAACACACATAAAAGATTTAGTAGAAGTATTTCCGGATGTATTTGGCGATGATAGGGGATACTTTCTGGAAACCTACCATGTTGATAAATTTAAAGAGATGGGCCTTGACTACACATTTGTGCAGGCAAACCAATCTTTTTCTAAAAAAGGAGCCCTCAGAGGTTTACACTTTCAAAAGGCACCCTACCAGCAGGGAAAATTAGTAAGAGTAGTAAGTGGCAAAGTATTGGACGTAGTAGTTGACTTACGTGAAGGTTCTGCTACTTATGGCGAACATAAAACTTTTGTGTTGGATAGTATCAGGCATAATATGGTTTATGTTCCTGAGGGGTTTGCGCATGGGTTTGTAACCTTAGAAGATGCAGTATTTACCTATCAATGTACGAATGTTTACAACAAGTCCTCAGAGTCTGGTATTATTTGGAATGATCCAAGCCTGAACATTGATTGGGAACTAGAAAAGCATGGTATTAAAGAGCCAATTGTATCTGAAAAAGATTTGGCCTTACCCACTTTTAAAGAAATTTCCGGGCAGTAA
- a CDS encoding polysaccharide biosynthesis/export family protein, which yields MSACGAYKNRILFQTETEVVPENVALALEDANSNYVLQPNDYIEVKVYTNDGELIIDPNNEIMRELNSGNNNQQFRQQEKPKFLIRGNGMAKLPMIGDIKLEGLTLYQADNLLAKEYSQYYEGAFVVTRYLNKRVIVLGATGGLVVPLENENTNLIEVLALAGGVNTQSRVDKIRLIRGDLNDPEVRLINLSTIDGMKDASLKVLPNDIIYVQPVQRIANEAVRDISPILSLVTSTLTLILLINNFIE from the coding sequence TTGAGCGCATGTGGAGCCTATAAAAACAGGATACTGTTTCAAACTGAAACGGAGGTAGTGCCTGAAAATGTAGCTTTAGCTCTGGAAGATGCTAACAGCAATTATGTTCTACAGCCAAATGACTATATAGAAGTCAAAGTTTATACGAACGACGGGGAGTTAATCATAGATCCTAATAATGAGATCATGAGAGAACTCAACTCCGGTAATAATAATCAACAGTTTCGTCAACAAGAGAAGCCTAAGTTTTTAATCAGAGGAAATGGTATGGCTAAGCTCCCAATGATAGGAGATATCAAACTGGAGGGGCTTACACTTTATCAAGCTGATAATTTGCTGGCAAAAGAGTATTCACAATATTATGAGGGGGCCTTTGTCGTTACTCGTTACCTAAATAAAAGGGTGATCGTATTGGGAGCTACCGGAGGTTTGGTAGTTCCTTTGGAAAATGAAAATACAAACCTGATTGAAGTTCTTGCCCTGGCAGGAGGGGTGAACACACAATCCAGAGTAGACAAAATACGTTTAATCCGTGGAGATTTAAATGATCCGGAAGTAAGATTGATCAACCTCTCTACCATAGACGGAATGAAAGATGCTTCGTTAAAGGTGCTGCCAAATGATATTATTTATGTGCAGCCTGTACAAAGAATTGCCAATGAAGCAGTCAGGGATATTTCTCCTATACTAAGCTTGGTTACCAGCACCCTGACGTTGATTTTACTTATTAATAATTTCATAGAGTAA
- a CDS encoding polysaccharide biosynthesis tyrosine autokinase, whose amino-acid sequence MRSEQYDIEVENSESSSLEGIDFSKVLHTLRKNIIWVFLIIVTTNTLAYLYIRYTRPVYESTSVLRLDIKSEANILGFNNLSQNMDNLAGEIELLKSNLFFSKVVEAVDMDISYYAYGRVLFQERYKNSPFRVEYELKDKNFLDKPIDVEIINHEQFLLSYEMGGSRFSRAYEFGEEINHPSFRFVITLTSHYREGLNGNAFYFTINSDQALVNYLSNNMIVQPINFKANTIKVGFQGYDKVKIRDLVTVIDSVYLEYTQEKKNQATEQKLQFLDNQLNTIEERLSTYENYFENFTINNKTDNLKSEIGKVILQMEELDYQKFQLENTLESIKKLNDKVVKEELIVTEPTSFVKYPSDVLQYIEQLNKLLNERELITASYKESSIAVKLKDQKIELLKSDISTLLETYHTQLNIKLREIEEQKQKIEQEFVKLPSKGTQYGKNQRYYSLYEEIFLSLIQKKNELEIAKAGTVTDFVVLLPATMPGKPVAPEKITVLGLGAISGIILSLMFLAVGYVLNDKISSQSELERLISVPILGSIPFRGKKGDNLGLVVDKAPKSAISEAFRSVRTNMQFMGLRNDKKVISVTSTVGAEGKTFVTSNLAYVVALSGQKVVVVDVDLRKPKIHQVFSIKNEEKGVSTYLIGEYDLDACIQNAGTERLDIISAGPIPPNPSELIVSKAFTRMVEELKTKYDVVILDSPPVGLVTDGVLVMENADIPLYVFRADYSRRNFVRTLEKLQKTKEFPNLAAVINGVSSTADRSYVNSRYGYGYYTIDEKEEKSLISKLKKLLNLHSRS is encoded by the coding sequence ATGAGAAGTGAGCAGTATGATATAGAAGTTGAAAATTCTGAAAGCAGTAGCTTAGAGGGAATTGACTTTAGCAAAGTACTGCATACCCTGAGGAAAAATATAATATGGGTATTTCTAATAATTGTTACCACTAATACGCTTGCTTATCTCTACATCAGATATACCCGCCCGGTTTACGAATCTACCTCTGTACTGCGTCTTGATATAAAAAGCGAGGCTAATATTCTTGGCTTTAACAACCTTAGCCAGAACATGGATAATTTAGCCGGTGAAATTGAACTCCTTAAGTCAAACCTCTTCTTTAGCAAGGTGGTAGAAGCTGTAGATATGGATATAAGCTATTATGCTTACGGAAGGGTTTTGTTTCAGGAGAGATACAAAAACTCACCATTCAGAGTAGAGTATGAACTTAAAGATAAAAACTTTCTAGATAAGCCGATAGATGTAGAAATAATCAACCATGAACAATTTCTACTCTCTTACGAAATGGGAGGAAGCCGATTTTCCCGTGCGTATGAATTTGGTGAAGAAATTAACCACCCCTCTTTTCGCTTTGTAATCACTTTAACCTCTCATTACAGAGAGGGACTTAACGGAAATGCCTTTTACTTCACCATCAATAGCGATCAGGCATTGGTGAATTATTTGTCTAACAATATGATCGTACAACCTATCAATTTTAAGGCAAATACGATTAAAGTAGGCTTTCAGGGATATGATAAAGTAAAGATCAGAGATCTGGTTACGGTTATAGATTCAGTATACCTGGAATATACACAAGAGAAGAAAAATCAGGCTACAGAGCAAAAGCTTCAATTTCTGGATAACCAGCTTAATACGATTGAGGAAAGGCTATCTACTTATGAAAATTACTTTGAGAACTTTACCATTAACAATAAAACTGATAACCTTAAATCGGAGATAGGTAAAGTAATTCTACAGATGGAAGAACTTGATTATCAAAAGTTTCAGCTAGAAAATACGCTGGAATCCATCAAAAAACTAAACGATAAAGTAGTAAAAGAAGAGCTTATAGTAACTGAGCCAACCAGTTTTGTTAAATATCCAAGTGATGTTTTACAGTATATTGAGCAACTGAATAAATTGCTCAATGAGAGGGAACTGATAACTGCCTCTTATAAAGAGTCTTCTATCGCAGTTAAACTGAAAGACCAAAAGATAGAACTACTTAAAAGTGATATAAGCACTTTGCTTGAAACCTACCATACTCAGCTTAATATTAAACTGAGAGAAATAGAAGAGCAGAAGCAGAAAATTGAGCAAGAGTTTGTTAAGCTTCCCTCTAAAGGAACTCAGTATGGTAAAAACCAACGTTACTATAGCTTGTACGAAGAGATTTTTCTGTCGCTTATCCAAAAGAAGAATGAACTGGAAATAGCTAAAGCCGGAACTGTGACAGATTTTGTGGTACTATTGCCAGCTACCATGCCTGGTAAACCGGTGGCTCCCGAGAAAATTACGGTATTAGGGTTGGGTGCTATTAGCGGCATTATACTTAGCCTCATGTTTTTAGCAGTAGGTTATGTGTTAAACGATAAGATCAGTAGCCAAAGCGAACTTGAGCGGTTAATTTCTGTGCCAATTTTAGGGTCAATACCATTTCGTGGAAAGAAGGGAGACAACCTGGGGCTGGTAGTTGATAAAGCTCCTAAGTCAGCCATTAGCGAAGCGTTCAGGTCAGTAAGAACAAATATGCAGTTTATGGGGCTGCGTAACGATAAAAAAGTAATTTCTGTGACTTCTACTGTAGGAGCAGAAGGTAAAACCTTTGTTACCAGCAATCTGGCCTATGTGGTGGCTTTATCAGGGCAAAAAGTAGTAGTAGTAGATGTAGACCTGCGTAAGCCTAAAATACATCAGGTGTTTTCTATTAAAAATGAGGAAAAAGGAGTAAGCACCTACTTAATTGGAGAATATGATTTAGATGCATGTATTCAAAATGCAGGAACTGAGCGTTTGGATATCATTAGTGCCGGTCCAATTCCTCCCAACCCATCTGAGCTAATTGTAAGCAAAGCATTTACCCGAATGGTAGAGGAGCTGAAAACGAAATACGATGTAGTAATACTTGACAGCCCTCCGGTAGGGTTGGTTACAGATGGTGTACTGGTAATGGAAAATGCTGATATTCCTCTCTATGTATTCAGAGCGGACTACTCAAGAAGAAATTTTGTGCGCACACTTGAAAAGCTACAGAAAACGAAAGAGTTTCCAAACCTGGCCGCAGTGATAAATGGCGTTAGTTCCACTGCTGATCGGTCTTACGTAAACTCACGCTACGGTTACGGCTACTATACTATTGATGAGAAAGAAGAGAAATCGCTTATAAGTAAATTGAAGAAGTTATTAAACCTACATTCTCGGTCTTAG
- a CDS encoding DUF427 domain-containing protein → MKAIFNGQVIAESDQTEVVEGNHYFPQSSIQQEAFKKSNTHTTCPWKGKASYYHIEVEGKEAKDAAWYYPEPKEKAQHIKSYVAFYSNKVQITD, encoded by the coding sequence ATGAAAGCTATTTTTAACGGTCAGGTGATAGCCGAAAGTGATCAAACTGAAGTAGTAGAAGGAAATCATTATTTTCCACAAAGCTCTATTCAACAGGAGGCATTTAAAAAAAGTAACACACACACGACCTGCCCCTGGAAAGGAAAGGCATCATATTATCATATTGAAGTAGAGGGTAAGGAGGCAAAAGATGCTGCCTGGTACTATCCAGAGCCCAAAGAAAAAGCACAGCACATTAAGTCATATGTAGCTTTTTACTCAAACAAAGTTCAGATAACGGATTAA
- the kdsB gene encoding 3-deoxy-manno-octulosonate cytidylyltransferase — protein sequence MKILGIIPARLASTRFPAKALADIKGKSMVQRVYEQTSAAKKLDKVVVATDHEDIRKHVESFGGEVVMTSEAHPSGTDRCREALDQQDTDYDYVVNIQGDEPFIAPETIDELVALLDGKTQLATLVNQVKEAPLLFNPTIMKVMFNKNMEAIYFSRECVPYLRGVDKSEWLQHHTYYKHVCIYAYRADILREVTELQVSSLEKAESLEQLRWLENGYPIKIGITEHESISIDTPEDLERALDIMGLN from the coding sequence TTGAAGATACTAGGAATTATTCCGGCACGACTGGCATCTACTCGTTTTCCTGCCAAAGCATTGGCTGATATTAAAGGAAAAAGTATGGTACAAAGAGTATATGAGCAGACATCAGCTGCCAAAAAGCTAGATAAAGTAGTGGTAGCTACGGATCATGAAGATATCAGAAAACATGTAGAGTCGTTTGGAGGCGAAGTTGTAATGACTTCAGAAGCCCATCCTTCGGGTACTGACCGATGCCGGGAAGCATTAGACCAACAAGACACTGATTACGACTATGTGGTTAATATTCAGGGAGATGAGCCATTTATTGCTCCTGAAACAATAGATGAGCTGGTTGCTCTGCTGGATGGAAAAACACAACTGGCAACATTGGTAAATCAGGTAAAGGAGGCCCCCTTATTATTTAACCCCACAATCATGAAAGTGATGTTTAATAAGAATATGGAGGCTATTTATTTTAGTAGAGAGTGTGTACCGTATTTAAGAGGAGTAGACAAAAGTGAATGGTTGCAGCATCATACCTACTACAAGCATGTTTGCATCTATGCTTATCGTGCTGATATTTTGCGTGAAGTAACTGAGCTTCAGGTATCTAGTCTGGAAAAAGCTGAGTCATTGGAACAATTACGTTGGTTAGAAAATGGCTACCCCATTAAAATTGGAATTACAGAGCATGAAAGCATCAGTATAGATACCCCAGAAGATTTAGAGAGAGCTTTAGATATTATGGGTCTTAATTAA
- a CDS encoding DinB family protein produces the protein MQALQNIYKTRENFIRLLNSLDEEAINRIPYGFNNNIIWNFGHIIVTQQLICYKLSSLPMYVDAQMVDSYRKGTKPQGIVSVEEIETFKQMALNTMDQMEEDLKQRRFQQFQPYTAETFGIRLNNFEEAVGFNAVHEAMHLGYALALNKAVLRELQPSS, from the coding sequence ATGCAAGCTTTACAAAACATCTACAAAACAAGGGAAAACTTTATTCGTCTGCTCAATAGCCTGGACGAAGAAGCTATAAACCGTATTCCTTATGGTTTTAACAATAATATTATCTGGAATTTTGGGCATATCATCGTTACACAGCAGCTTATTTGTTACAAGCTCTCTAGTCTGCCAATGTATGTTGATGCGCAAATGGTGGACAGCTATAGGAAAGGCACAAAACCGCAAGGAATAGTTTCTGTTGAGGAAATTGAAACATTTAAGCAAATGGCTTTGAATACAATGGACCAAATGGAGGAAGACCTGAAGCAGAGGCGTTTCCAGCAGTTTCAACCTTATACAGCAGAAACGTTTGGTATCAGGCTAAATAATTTTGAAGAAGCAGTAGGCTTCAATGCAGTTCATGAAGCGATGCACCTGGGGTATGCTTTGGCACTAAACAAGGCTGTGCTAAGAGAGCTACAGCCTAGCTCGTAG
- a CDS encoding NAD-dependent succinate-semialdehyde dehydrogenase → MSIQSINPFNGKILQEFEAHTDAQIEDTLQSAESTYRKWRKTQFNERSSLMHKAAEVLRKNKDRYAQIMTDEMGKTKKEAIAEVEKCALCCDYYADNAEKFLADEPLQIDQGEAYIAYDPIGTVLAIMPWNFPFWQVIRFAAPNLMAGNVGILKHASNVPQCALALEEVFREAGFPKGCFQSLLIPSKKVDNMLGDARIKAATLTGSEGAGSKVAAKAGQELKKTVLELGGSDPFIVLADADIEKAATTAVKARMINCGQSCIAAKRFIVVEEAYEQFMEVFTRKMSALKQGDPNEDDVDYGPMAREDLAEELLEQVQKSVEKGAEIILGGDRPDKEGAFFNATILGNLKSGMPAYEEELFGPVATVFKARDEEEAILIANDSPYGLGGCVWTQDIEKGKRFVRQVESGAVYINKMTASHPALPFGGVKKSGYGRELSHLGIREFVNQKTVWLEK, encoded by the coding sequence ATGTCAATACAAAGCATTAATCCATTTAACGGCAAGATATTACAGGAGTTTGAAGCCCATACCGATGCTCAGATAGAAGACACATTACAAAGTGCAGAAAGCACTTACCGAAAATGGAGAAAAACCCAATTTAATGAAAGAAGCAGCCTGATGCACAAAGCTGCCGAGGTGCTTAGAAAAAATAAAGATAGATATGCCCAAATTATGACCGATGAGATGGGCAAAACAAAAAAGGAGGCTATAGCAGAAGTAGAGAAATGTGCACTATGCTGTGACTATTATGCTGATAATGCGGAAAAATTTCTGGCAGATGAACCCCTACAAATTGACCAGGGAGAAGCATATATAGCTTATGACCCCATAGGAACAGTATTAGCCATAATGCCCTGGAACTTTCCGTTCTGGCAGGTTATAAGGTTTGCTGCCCCAAACCTAATGGCCGGTAATGTAGGTATTCTTAAGCATGCTTCTAATGTACCTCAGTGCGCTCTTGCTTTGGAAGAAGTATTTAGAGAAGCCGGCTTTCCGAAGGGGTGCTTTCAGTCCTTACTTATACCTAGCAAAAAGGTAGACAACATGCTGGGGGATGCCCGAATTAAAGCAGCCACGCTCACCGGAAGTGAGGGAGCAGGTAGTAAAGTTGCCGCAAAAGCAGGTCAGGAGCTTAAGAAAACAGTGCTGGAGTTGGGTGGCAGCGACCCATTTATAGTACTGGCTGACGCTGACATAGAAAAAGCGGCTACTACTGCAGTAAAAGCAAGAATGATTAACTGCGGACAAAGCTGTATTGCTGCCAAACGCTTTATAGTAGTAGAAGAGGCCTATGAACAGTTTATGGAAGTATTTACGAGGAAGATGAGTGCCTTAAAACAGGGAGACCCTAACGAAGATGATGTAGACTATGGCCCTATGGCAAGAGAAGATCTGGCAGAAGAGCTATTGGAACAGGTGCAGAAGTCGGTTGAGAAGGGTGCCGAAATTATCCTTGGCGGAGACCGACCCGACAAAGAAGGGGCTTTTTTTAATGCCACCATATTAGGTAACTTAAAAAGTGGAATGCCAGCATACGAAGAAGAACTATTTGGACCAGTTGCTACAGTATTCAAAGCTCGTGATGAAGAAGAAGCTATACTTATCGCCAATGACTCACCATACGGATTAGGCGGTTGCGTCTGGACGCAGGATATTGAAAAAGGGAAGAGATTTGTTCGTCAGGTAGAATCAGGGGCAGTTTATATCAATAAAATGACTGCTTCGCATCCGGCACTACCTTTTGGAGGGGTAAAAAAATCTGGTTATGGTAGAGAACTTTCTCACCTGGGAATAAGAGAGTTTGTTAACCAAAAAACAGTCTGGCTGGAGAAATAG
- the hemE gene encoding uroporphyrinogen decarboxylase: MQLKNDLLLRTIRGEKTERTPVWLMRQAGRILPEYRAVREKMKGFVELVKDPERAAEVTIQPVDILEVDAAIIFSDILVIPEAMGLPYEMVEKKGPYFPKTVRSASDIDRLKVADISGDLAYTPEAIKVTKRELNGRVPLIGFAGAPWTIFAYMVEGAGSKTFSQPRAMLYKEPALAHRLLDMITESTIAYLKAQIEAGVNLVQVFDSWAGILSTEQYKEFSLSYISKICDAITEVPVTVFAKGAFTSMPAMQDLKCDTLGLDWNMDVLAMRELFGDRKVLQGNLDPATLYADNAVIEKETRRMLDEFGPYGHIANLGHGVYPDINPDKVKCFIQTVKEYSAGMRS; this comes from the coding sequence ATGCAATTAAAAAATGACTTATTACTAAGAACCATTCGTGGTGAAAAAACTGAGCGTACGCCCGTCTGGCTTATGCGCCAGGCAGGTAGAATATTACCAGAATACCGTGCGGTAAGAGAAAAGATGAAGGGTTTTGTAGAGTTAGTAAAAGATCCGGAACGTGCGGCGGAAGTAACCATTCAGCCTGTAGATATACTTGAGGTGGATGCTGCCATCATTTTTTCTGACATACTGGTAATACCGGAAGCGATGGGTTTACCTTATGAGATGGTAGAGAAGAAAGGCCCCTATTTTCCTAAAACGGTGCGTTCAGCTTCAGATATTGACCGCTTAAAAGTAGCAGATATTTCCGGTGACCTGGCTTATACCCCGGAAGCTATAAAAGTAACTAAGCGAGAACTAAATGGCCGTGTACCTCTAATTGGCTTTGCTGGTGCTCCCTGGACTATTTTCGCCTATATGGTAGAAGGTGCAGGAAGTAAAACCTTCTCTCAGCCCAGAGCAATGCTTTATAAAGAGCCGGCCCTTGCGCATCGTCTGCTAGATATGATTACAGAGAGTACAATTGCTTACCTAAAGGCTCAGATAGAGGCTGGTGTTAATTTGGTGCAGGTATTTGACTCCTGGGCAGGTATCTTGTCTACTGAGCAATACAAGGAATTTTCCTTATCTTATATTTCTAAAATTTGTGATGCAATTACAGAAGTACCGGTTACTGTGTTTGCTAAAGGTGCGTTTACCAGTATGCCAGCTATGCAGGATCTAAAATGTGATACGCTGGGTCTGGACTGGAACATGGATGTTCTGGCCATGAGAGAACTGTTCGGAGACCGAAAAGTGCTTCAGGGGAACCTGGATCCTGCTACGCTTTATGCAGATAATGCAGTAATAGAAAAAGAGACCAGGCGTATGCTAGATGAGTTTGGCCCCTATGGTCACATTGCAAATTTAGGCCATGGCGTGTACCCGGACATTAATCCTGATAAAGTTAAGTGCTTTATACAGACAGTGAAGGAGTACAGTGCAGGCATGCGCTCTTAA
- a CDS encoding glycoside hydrolase family 113, whose amino-acid sequence MLKSIHTFLLIALLLVAGAACQSVSQEYRGDKIDGVCFVAPRDSIPQEAMLGVQTIAAGWVAVVPYAFSYENDPKVNYDTTRQWWGETKRGVEWTIRYAKALGLKVMLKPHVWIRRQGWPGDFNLKSEEEWQQWEASYSQYLEIITDIAIAEGVELLCIGTEYRVPARERPEYWAKLAQHIRERYNGELTYAANWDNFENVTFWNELDYIGIDAYFPISEKRNPSLNELLEGWKEPFESIEEIKDKYGKPILFTEYGYRSADYASRGHWNDEQEDLKVNVTAQERAYEALFQTFWTKPWFAGGFLWKWYPYINKQSRWERWETDFTPQEKTTEAIIKTYYVR is encoded by the coding sequence ATGTTAAAAAGTATACATACATTTTTACTAATTGCTCTACTTCTGGTAGCTGGGGCTGCCTGCCAGAGTGTTTCACAGGAGTATAGAGGAGATAAAATTGATGGAGTCTGCTTTGTAGCCCCCCGAGACTCCATACCACAGGAAGCTATGCTGGGTGTGCAAACTATAGCCGCTGGCTGGGTAGCTGTGGTACCCTATGCTTTCTCTTACGAAAACGATCCAAAGGTAAACTACGATACTACACGCCAGTGGTGGGGAGAGACAAAAAGAGGTGTGGAGTGGACTATCAGATATGCCAAAGCACTGGGGCTTAAAGTGATGCTTAAACCTCATGTGTGGATACGAAGGCAGGGCTGGCCGGGAGATTTCAATCTAAAATCAGAAGAAGAGTGGCAGCAGTGGGAGGCTTCCTACTCTCAGTATCTAGAGATTATAACCGATATAGCCATAGCCGAAGGTGTAGAACTACTTTGTATAGGTACCGAGTATCGTGTGCCCGCTCGCGAAAGGCCAGAATATTGGGCAAAGCTAGCTCAGCATATCAGAGAGCGGTATAATGGAGAACTTACCTATGCTGCCAACTGGGATAATTTTGAAAATGTGACATTCTGGAACGAACTGGATTACATTGGTATAGATGCTTACTTTCCTATCTCAGAGAAGAGAAATCCCAGCCTGAACGAGTTGCTAGAGGGGTGGAAAGAACCATTTGAAAGCATAGAAGAGATTAAAGATAAATACGGCAAGCCAATCTTGTTTACAGAGTATGGGTACAGAAGTGCTGATTATGCTTCGCGTGGGCATTGGAATGATGAGCAGGAAGACCTAAAAGTAAATGTTACTGCTCAGGAAAGAGCTTATGAAGCTCTTTTTCAGACCTTCTGGACTAAGCCCTGGTTCGCAGGGGGCTTCTTATGGAAGTGGTACCCCTACATAAACAAACAGAGTCGTTGGGAGCGTTGGGAGACAGATTTTACCCCCCAGGAAAAAACTACAGAAGCTATCATTAAAACTTATTATGTCCGATAA
- a CDS encoding carboxypeptidase-like regulatory domain-containing protein: MKKISLIILAVLVIGAVFAFIQAPEATISGKVSSGGEPLPGVDVSVSGTNQGTVTNLEGKYSLEVGSNADTLIFSSLGYQTKKVAINGKNTINVQLSEE; this comes from the coding sequence ATGAAGAAGATTAGCTTAATTATTTTAGCTGTTCTAGTTATAGGTGCTGTTTTTGCATTTATTCAAGCTCCAGAAGCTACAATAAGTGGTAAAGTAAGCTCTGGTGGCGAGCCTCTACCCGGTGTAGATGTAAGCGTATCAGGAACTAACCAGGGTACTGTTACTAACCTTGAAGGAAAATACAGCTTAGAAGTAGGAAGTAATGCTGACACTTTGATATTTAGCAGCCTGGGGTACCAGACCAAGAAGGTAGCAATAAATGGAAAAAACACGATAAACGTGCAGCTAAGCGAAGAATAG